A genomic region of Lysinibacillus sp. 2017 contains the following coding sequences:
- the hemE gene encoding uroporphyrinogen decarboxylase: protein MTKFNDTLLRAARGEQVEHTPVWFMRQAGRSQPEYREIKQNHSLEEITMKPELCAYVTRLPVEQYNVDAAILYKDIVTPLPGIGVDVKIKAGVGPVISNPIRSVADVEKLGEFNAKEHTPYVLETIKILTEEQLNVPLIGFGGAPFTLASYMIEGGPSKNYAKTKSFMVSEPKAWFALMDKLGDMIIADISAQVEAGAKAIQIFDSWVGALSVEDYRIFIKPTMTRIFGELRHLNVPLIQFGVGASHLVNEWHDLPIDVVGLDWRLPIREAEARGITKAVQGNLDPTLLLADWSIIEARAKDIVDQGLAHNNGHIFNLGHGVFPEVDPAVLKRLTAFVHEYSREQIAKRG from the coding sequence ATGACGAAATTTAATGATACATTATTACGTGCAGCTCGCGGTGAGCAAGTAGAACATACACCAGTTTGGTTTATGCGCCAAGCAGGTCGTTCACAACCAGAATATCGTGAAATTAAACAAAACCATTCTTTAGAAGAAATTACAATGAAACCGGAATTATGTGCGTATGTAACACGCCTACCAGTTGAACAATATAATGTAGATGCAGCAATTTTATATAAAGACATCGTGACACCGTTACCGGGAATTGGTGTAGACGTGAAAATTAAAGCAGGCGTTGGCCCTGTTATTTCAAACCCAATTCGTTCAGTAGCAGATGTTGAAAAATTAGGTGAGTTCAATGCAAAAGAACATACACCTTACGTATTAGAAACAATTAAAATTTTAACTGAAGAGCAATTAAATGTGCCTCTAATCGGTTTTGGTGGTGCACCATTTACGCTAGCGAGCTACATGATTGAAGGTGGCCCAAGTAAAAATTACGCCAAAACAAAATCATTTATGGTATCAGAGCCAAAAGCCTGGTTTGCTTTAATGGACAAATTAGGAGATATGATTATTGCTGACATTTCAGCTCAAGTTGAAGCTGGTGCAAAAGCAATCCAAATTTTTGATTCTTGGGTTGGTGCATTAAGCGTAGAAGATTATCGTATTTTTATTAAACCAACAATGACACGCATTTTTGGTGAACTTCGCCATTTAAACGTACCTCTAATTCAATTTGGAGTAGGAGCATCTCACTTAGTCAATGAGTGGCATGACCTACCAATCGACGTAGTGGGCTTAGATTGGCGTCTACCAATCCGTGAAGCTGAAGCGCGCGGTATTACAAAAGCAGTACAAGGAAACTTGGACCCGACATTATTATTAGCCGATTGGTCGATTATCGAAGCACGTGCAAAAGATATTGTTGATCAAGGTTTAGCACATAATAACGGTCATATTTTTAACTTAGGTCATGGGGTATTCCCAGAAGTAGATCCAGCGGTGTTAAAACGTTTAACAGCATTTGTACATGAATATAGTCGTGAGCAAATTGCGAAACGCGGGTAA